One part of the Marichromatium purpuratum 984 genome encodes these proteins:
- a CDS encoding ATP-binding protein, with translation MIALETRLHLGLALALTVVIGSAWWIGHTALHHSSESVIYSRLEHDAEGLLGSLRRDHGHLRVAARHLTPVYNQPLSGHYFVVEDDQGNRLRSRSLWDEDLDTRVLTPGEIAIWRDTGPDRQSLLVWAGGYRLSDRLLTLTVAEDISEFDAELDFFERLFALLAIGGLGLSLVLQRLIVQRAFTSLRPLYRDIERLERGRAGTLTEQVPPEILPLVRKFNHLLERFGQRLERSRTAAGNLAHALKGPLTLLRQQLAADTLALTAEQRRELLDQVERLRQIAERQLRRARLAGAGGAALYFAPEEELPVLARLLERMHAPKRLHIALDSKVPGPLAVDREDMLELLGNLLDNACKWAEGEVRATLSAVAGELLIRVEDDGPGCAEAALATLTERGLRLDEQVSGHGLGLAIVREIVTGYDGRLAFSRAALGGLRAEAWLALEHPTSDRAPRSA, from the coding sequence ATGATCGCGCTCGAGACCCGACTGCACCTGGGGCTGGCGCTGGCGCTGACGGTGGTGATCGGCAGCGCCTGGTGGATCGGTCACACCGCCCTCCACCACAGCTCCGAGAGCGTCATCTACTCACGCCTGGAGCACGACGCCGAGGGCCTGCTCGGCTCGCTGCGCCGCGATCACGGCCATCTTCGCGTCGCCGCACGCCATCTCACCCCGGTCTACAACCAACCGCTCTCCGGGCACTATTTCGTCGTCGAGGACGATCAGGGTAACCGACTGCGCTCGCGCTCGCTGTGGGACGAGGACCTCGACACCCGGGTACTGACCCCTGGTGAGATCGCCATCTGGCGCGACACCGGTCCAGATCGGCAGTCATTGCTGGTGTGGGCCGGTGGCTATCGTCTCAGCGATCGCCTGCTCACCCTCACCGTTGCCGAGGACATCAGCGAGTTCGACGCCGAACTCGACTTCTTCGAGCGACTGTTCGCGCTGCTCGCGATCGGCGGGCTGGGGCTGAGCCTGGTGCTGCAACGGCTGATCGTGCAACGCGCCTTCACCAGCCTGCGCCCGCTCTATCGCGACATCGAGCGGCTCGAACGCGGACGCGCCGGCACCCTCACCGAACAGGTCCCGCCCGAGATCCTGCCGCTGGTACGCAAGTTCAACCACCTGCTCGAGCGCTTCGGCCAGCGTCTCGAACGTTCACGCACCGCCGCTGGCAACCTCGCCCATGCGCTCAAGGGACCGCTGACCTTGCTGCGCCAGCAGCTCGCCGCCGACACCCTGGCGCTCACCGCCGAGCAACGCCGAGAGCTGCTCGATCAGGTCGAGCGACTGCGTCAGATCGCCGAGCGCCAGCTCAGACGCGCCCGACTCGCCGGGGCCGGCGGCGCGGCGCTCTACTTCGCGCCCGAGGAAGAGTTGCCGGTGCTGGCGCGGCTACTCGAACGCATGCACGCCCCCAAGCGGCTCCACATCGCACTCGACAGCAAGGTTCCGGGACCGCTCGCAGTCGATCGCGAGGACATGCTCGAACTCCTCGGCAACCTCCTCGACAACGCCTGCAAGTGGGCCGAGGGCGAGGTCCGCGCGACCCTCTCGGCCGTCGCCGGCGAACTGCTGATCCGTGTCGAGGACGACGGCCCCGGCTGCGCCGAGGCGGCCCTGGCCACGCTCACCGAGCGCGGGCTGCGGCTCGACGAGCAGGTCAGCGGTCACGGCCTGGGGCTGGCGATTGTGCGCGAGATCGTCACCGGCTACGACGGCCGGCTGGCGTTCTCGCGCGCCGCGCTCGGCGGGCTGCGTGCCGAGGCCTGGCTCGCGCTCGAACACCCCACCAGCGATCGCGCCCCGCGTTCAGCTTGA